A genomic segment from Nitrosopumilus sp. K4 encodes:
- the cobT gene encoding nicotinate mononucleotide-dependent phosphoribosyltransferase CobT — MNDIELLGNTGKAQSFIDSIKTGNFLFSFVISYTQTCEIPGITFAGADKDSIQFTPPADAEYLHYGYCKTIKNIPMTPDGKPTPAILTKTALESSSIPHLVINAGSKISPQLPFIQTGLTYGKNISEEFAMTDSQIIQAVDYGRIVGRSLASMTDCLMIGESIPGGTTTALAVLRGLGFEAKVSSSIPNNPVELKNRIVTSALARIDSEHPYKIVASVGDPMIAFVTGMLSSASEISKVILAGGTQMAAVLAFASKIGFNEENTAIGTTSYITNDSNANFTKIISEIADIPALSVNPGLENSKFSGLKAFSEGFAKEGVGAGGSIIASMIKSGLSSEKFLELVEKEYHRIFTSL; from the coding sequence TTGAATGATATTGAATTACTGGGAAACACTGGTAAGGCTCAATCTTTTATTGACTCGATCAAAACTGGAAATTTCTTATTCTCATTTGTAATCTCATATACTCAAACATGTGAAATTCCTGGAATCACTTTTGCAGGTGCAGATAAAGATTCAATTCAATTTACTCCTCCTGCAGACGCTGAATATCTTCACTATGGATATTGCAAAACAATCAAAAATATTCCTATGACTCCTGATGGAAAACCCACTCCTGCTATATTGACAAAAACTGCATTAGAGTCGTCTAGCATTCCTCATCTAGTAATTAATGCAGGAAGCAAAATTTCACCTCAATTACCTTTTATTCAAACTGGGTTGACTTATGGAAAAAACATCTCAGAAGAATTTGCAATGACCGATTCCCAAATCATTCAGGCAGTTGATTATGGAAGAATTGTTGGACGAAGCTTGGCATCTATGACTGATTGTTTAATGATTGGAGAAAGTATTCCGGGTGGAACGACTACTGCTCTTGCAGTTTTACGAGGTTTGGGATTTGAGGCAAAGGTAAGTTCTAGCATTCCAAATAATCCTGTTGAACTCAAAAATCGTATTGTAACTTCTGCACTGGCAAGAATTGATTCAGAACATCCCTACAAAATTGTTGCAAGTGTTGGAGATCCAATGATTGCATTTGTGACAGGAATGTTAAGTTCTGCATCTGAAATATCTAAAGTAATACTAGCTGGTGGCACTCAAATGGCTGCCGTATTGGCATTTGCATCAAAAATTGGATTTAATGAGGAAAACACTGCAATTGGAACTACATCCTATATCACAAATGATTCAAACGCAAATTTTACAAAAATTATTTCAGAAATTGCTGACATTCCAGCATTATCTGTCAATCCTGGTTTGGAAAATTCTAAATTTTCTGGACTAAAAGCATTCTCTGAGGGATTTGCAAAAGAAGGTGTAGGTGCAGGTGGAAGTATTATTGCATCAATGATCAAGTCTGGACTTTCATCTGAAAAATTTTTGGAACTTGTCGAAAAAGAATATCATAGAATATTTACTTCACTGTAA
- a CDS encoding cation-efflux pump — protein MFVQRTRVLQISLVAIFSAFIVEFVFGITSNSLGLITDSIHALLDSVVTLVLLLAARMAIKPPDEEHTYGHGKVESLGGLIGGIAIFLIAIFFIYESIQRLQSPPPSILPGMFAIIGGLYTIGIDIFRIALLRRSIKRIGGSTLKADFYHAFMDLGSTGVAIGGIVFAMYGFYSGDFIAALILGVVLAILSIKLVYKTAQDLTDIISPDLVKKVRDIVTSTEGVIDADAILMRRSGDTIFADITISLRGDASFENAHEISDKVEANIKEKISNASITIHFEPDWKNVPLDAKIHDIAKNIPGVKGVHNVSTHKSKGKTFANLHVMVDREINLYSAHKISETVEESIQKSIPKVEHVTIHLEPFLTIPKNFNVEDKETETRIRRILEKYPEIKKIGRIVSLNFENILKIDIDCSFDRDLSIEKVHDITSKIEHIIRAEIKNAVITIHPEPI, from the coding sequence ATGTTTGTTCAAAGAACTCGGGTTTTACAGATTTCACTTGTAGCTATATTCTCTGCGTTTATAGTAGAATTTGTGTTTGGAATAACCTCTAATAGTTTAGGACTAATCACAGACAGCATACATGCACTGTTAGATAGTGTTGTAACATTAGTTTTACTTTTAGCTGCCAGAATGGCGATAAAACCTCCAGATGAAGAACATACCTATGGACATGGCAAAGTAGAGTCACTCGGAGGGTTAATTGGAGGAATAGCAATTTTTCTTATTGCAATATTTTTCATTTACGAATCCATCCAGAGATTGCAAAGTCCACCGCCAAGCATACTACCTGGAATGTTTGCGATAATTGGAGGATTATACACTATAGGGATTGACATTTTTAGGATCGCTTTACTGCGAAGATCAATTAAGAGAATCGGAGGAAGTACACTCAAGGCAGATTTCTACCATGCTTTCATGGATTTAGGGTCTACAGGAGTGGCAATAGGAGGAATAGTATTTGCAATGTACGGGTTTTACAGTGGTGACTTTATTGCAGCATTAATTTTAGGAGTTGTCCTAGCAATTCTAAGCATAAAACTCGTTTACAAGACAGCACAAGATCTTACTGACATAATTTCTCCAGACCTTGTCAAAAAGGTTAGAGATATCGTGACAAGTACAGAAGGAGTAATTGATGCAGATGCAATTCTAATGCGAAGATCAGGAGATACGATTTTTGCAGACATTACAATTTCATTAAGAGGAGATGCAAGTTTTGAAAACGCTCATGAAATTAGTGACAAAGTAGAAGCCAATATCAAAGAGAAAATTTCAAATGCATCAATAACCATTCATTTTGAACCAGATTGGAAAAATGTACCATTAGATGCAAAAATTCACGACATTGCAAAAAACATACCAGGTGTAAAAGGGGTTCATAATGTTAGCACACATAAGTCAAAAGGAAAGACATTTGCAAATTTGCATGTAATGGTAGACAGAGAAATCAATCTGTATTCAGCACATAAAATTTCTGAGACAGTAGAAGAAAGCATTCAAAAAAGCATACCCAAAGTTGAACATGTTACAATTCATTTAGAACCATTTTTGACTATACCAAAAAATTTCAACGTAGAAGACAAGGAAACTGAAACAAGGATTCGTAGAATTCTAGAAAAATATCCAGAAATTAAAAAAATAGGGAGAATAGTTTCGTTAAATTTTGAGAATATTCTTAAAATCGATATTGATTGTTCTTTTGATAGAGACTTGTCCATTGAGAAGGTTCATGACATAACATCAAAGATAGAACATATCATCAGAGCAGAAATAAAAAATGCAGTAATTACAATTCATCCCGAACCCATATGA
- the glmS gene encoding glutamine--fructose-6-phosphate transaminase (isomerizing) — protein sequence MCSIIGYYGEEIAAPIIVKGLKRMEYRGYDSVGVATESNNQIELKKGTGKVDEVNSKLNLESLPGKIGIGHTRWATHGKVTDVNAHPHKSTSEKIAIVHNGIIENFQELKANLEKDGFKFKSDTDSEIIANLLQRNYDKIQNVKEAIIKTVSELKGHYSFVAMFENGQLAAARFHEPLIIGVGKENFFLSSDVLGFIEYTDDAIYIDNGNFVLIDNNKMEIFDFRGESVRSKITKVSKEFADAYKGEFAHFTLKEIHEQNESILDAGVKTDDAIEKTSDYIKHAKNIYVTGSGTSYNSALIAKQILSKYAKIKAEPIMSSELQFSPDSIESNSILIAISQSGESADVLDAIKIAKQKNCKIISIVNILTSSLARESDVVIGMNCGPEIGVAATKSFTSQLAILFKIVQRLDDSFRVDFGEISQSISKILENPLKIQQIAKELKKVSDIYVLGRGMHYPIAIEAALKLKELTYIHAEGIPGGELKHGPLALMDSNVFVIIINPNDSTYTDTLTSAREISARGAKVIGISDTESDAYDFWIEIPKSNEISFLISEIIPIQLLSYYAALEKDTDPDYPRNLAKSVTVK from the coding sequence ATGTGTTCAATAATAGGGTATTATGGAGAGGAAATAGCAGCACCAATAATTGTCAAAGGCCTAAAACGAATGGAATATCGTGGGTATGATAGTGTAGGAGTGGCTACAGAATCTAACAATCAGATTGAACTCAAGAAAGGAACAGGTAAAGTAGACGAGGTAAATTCTAAACTCAACTTAGAGTCATTGCCAGGCAAAATAGGAATAGGACATACAAGATGGGCAACTCATGGAAAAGTAACAGATGTAAATGCCCATCCGCATAAAAGCACATCAGAAAAGATTGCCATTGTTCACAATGGAATAATTGAAAATTTTCAAGAATTAAAAGCCAATTTAGAAAAAGATGGATTCAAATTCAAAAGCGATACAGATAGCGAAATAATTGCAAATTTACTGCAGAGAAATTACGACAAAATACAAAATGTTAAAGAAGCAATCATCAAAACAGTCTCGGAATTAAAAGGACATTATTCTTTTGTGGCGATGTTTGAGAACGGTCAACTTGCTGCAGCAAGATTTCATGAACCGTTGATCATAGGAGTTGGGAAAGAAAATTTCTTTTTGTCTAGTGACGTACTAGGATTTATCGAATACACAGATGATGCAATTTACATAGACAATGGAAATTTTGTTTTAATAGATAACAATAAGATGGAGATTTTTGATTTCAGAGGAGAATCAGTAAGATCAAAAATCACAAAAGTTTCAAAAGAATTTGCAGATGCATACAAAGGCGAATTTGCACATTTTACATTAAAAGAAATTCATGAACAAAATGAGAGTATTCTTGATGCAGGAGTAAAAACAGATGATGCAATTGAAAAGACATCTGATTACATCAAACACGCAAAAAACATCTATGTTACTGGAAGTGGAACAAGTTATAATTCTGCATTAATTGCAAAACAAATCTTATCAAAATATGCCAAGATAAAAGCAGAGCCAATTATGTCTAGCGAACTCCAATTTTCACCAGACAGCATAGAATCAAATTCAATCCTTATTGCAATATCCCAAAGTGGTGAAAGTGCTGATGTTTTAGACGCAATAAAGATAGCAAAACAAAAAAATTGTAAAATTATTTCAATCGTAAATATTCTTACGTCATCTTTAGCAAGAGAATCAGATGTTGTTATTGGAATGAACTGCGGTCCAGAAATAGGAGTAGCTGCAACAAAGAGCTTTACGTCACAATTGGCAATATTGTTTAAGATTGTTCAAAGACTCGATGATAGTTTCAGAGTGGATTTTGGTGAAATTTCTCAATCAATATCAAAAATTTTAGAAAATCCCTTAAAGATTCAGCAAATAGCCAAGGAATTGAAGAAGGTTTCAGATATCTATGTACTTGGAAGAGGTATGCATTATCCAATTGCAATAGAAGCAGCACTAAAACTAAAAGAATTAACATACATTCATGCTGAAGGGATTCCGGGAGGAGAGTTAAAACATGGGCCTCTTGCCCTAATGGACTCAAATGTTTTTGTGATTATCATCAATCCAAATGATTCAACATACACAGACACACTTACTAGTGCAAGAGAAATCAGTGCAAGAGGTGCAAAAGTCATTGGAATCTCAGATACAGAGAGTGATGCATATGACTTTTGGATAGAAATTCCAAAATCAAATGAAATATCATTTTTAATTTCAGAAATCATACCAATTCAACTGCTTTCATACTATGCAGCATTAGAAAAGGATACAGATCCAGACTATCCAAGGAATTTAGCAAAATCAGTTACAGTGAAGTAA
- a CDS encoding MBL fold metallo-hydrolase, with protein MKVHQIQVGNMQNFTYVVEDEDTGEAIVIDPSWDLIELELIIKRNDLKVKYIVNTHHHFDHTLGNEGMVNSTNAKIIQHEASELQHDVSVKDGDVIEFGNSKLTVYHTPGHSKDSMCLIGDGKIFSGDTLFVGNCGRVDLPGGSAKELYHSLFDVLYSLDDNLVLYPGHNYGHAETSTIGREKTTNLVMQKRTEQEFVDMMG; from the coding sequence ATGAAAGTCCATCAAATCCAAGTAGGAAATATGCAGAATTTTACATATGTAGTTGAAGATGAGGATACTGGGGAGGCTATAGTCATTGATCCTTCCTGGGATCTTATTGAGTTAGAATTAATCATCAAAAGAAATGATCTTAAAGTAAAATACATTGTAAACACTCATCATCATTTTGATCATACTTTGGGAAATGAAGGTATGGTAAATTCCACAAATGCCAAAATCATTCAACATGAAGCGTCCGAATTACAACATGATGTCTCGGTAAAGGATGGAGATGTGATAGAGTTTGGAAATTCAAAATTAACTGTGTATCATACTCCTGGTCACTCAAAAGACAGTATGTGTTTAATTGGTGATGGGAAGATCTTTTCTGGTGATACGCTCTTTGTTGGTAACTGTGGAAGAGTTGATTTACCCGGCGGCAGTGCAAAGGAACTCTATCACAGTCTTTTTGATGTCTTGTACTCCTTAGATGATAATCTTGTTTTGTACCCTGGTCATAATTATGGACATGCTGAAACATCTACTATTGGACGTGAAAAAACAACAAATCTTGTTATGCAAAAAAGAACAGAACAAGAATTTGTTGATATGATGGGTTAG
- a CDS encoding DNA-directed RNA polymerase subunit N, with protein MLIPVRCFTCGNLIADKYDDYQNKVRSGEDPAKVLDSLGISRYCCRRMLLTSLETIQQIIPFYEAIQRRNQEVQSELE; from the coding sequence ATGTTAATTCCTGTCAGATGCTTTACTTGTGGAAATTTGATTGCAGACAAGTATGATGATTATCAAAATAAAGTTAGATCAGGAGAAGATCCTGCAAAAGTACTAGATTCTTTAGGAATTTCTCGATATTGTTGTAGAAGAATGTTGCTAACATCTCTTGAAACAATTCAGCAGATAATTCCGTTCTACGAAGCAATACAGAGAAGAAATCAAGAAGTACAATCAGAGTTAGAATAG
- a CDS encoding multicopper oxidase domain-containing protein has translation MGISLFAILGLSVMILLPVFSNAQLEEKTFVTHSGQVIQTSGEILDPVYSVSTVDFDPDAFLRNFEYGRVSESESGQTIREYTIIAEDDKIQEISPGVFYNVWTFNGTVPGPTIRATEGDLVRIHFVNNGSKSHTMHFHGIHQAEMDGVFEIVGGNGGQFTYEFVAGPAGVHPYHCHVMPLEEHIVHGLYGVFIVDPKEGRAPADEMVMVLNGFDTDFDTENNFYAANTIPFYYQHHPIQINTGELIRIYVVNMVEFDPINNFHLHGNLYQYYPTGTDLVPSTYTDMITLSQTERGIMEFQYDYPGKYLFHAHKVEFSEKGWVGLFMVKDSVKSQGEQYGN, from the coding sequence ATGGGAATTTCCTTGTTTGCTATATTGGGATTATCTGTGATGATCTTATTACCTGTCTTTTCAAATGCCCAATTAGAAGAAAAAACATTTGTTACTCATTCAGGTCAGGTTATTCAAACTTCTGGTGAGATATTAGATCCAGTTTATTCTGTTTCAACAGTAGATTTTGATCCTGATGCGTTTTTGCGAAATTTTGAATATGGACGAGTATCAGAATCTGAAAGCGGTCAAACTATCAGAGAATATACGATAATTGCTGAAGATGATAAAATTCAAGAAATATCTCCCGGTGTGTTTTATAATGTTTGGACTTTTAATGGAACTGTTCCTGGTCCTACCATTCGTGCAACAGAAGGTGATCTGGTAAGAATCCATTTTGTTAATAATGGATCCAAATCACATACAATGCATTTTCACGGAATTCATCAGGCCGAAATGGATGGTGTGTTTGAGATTGTTGGAGGTAACGGTGGACAATTTACTTATGAGTTTGTTGCTGGTCCAGCAGGTGTGCATCCATATCATTGCCATGTGATGCCATTAGAAGAACATATTGTTCATGGATTGTATGGTGTTTTTATTGTTGATCCTAAAGAAGGGCGAGCACCAGCTGATGAGATGGTGATGGTTCTAAATGGTTTTGATACGGATTTTGATACAGAAAATAATTTTTATGCTGCAAACACTATTCCGTTCTATTATCAGCATCATCCAATTCAAATCAACACTGGCGAATTGATTAGAATCTATGTAGTGAATATGGTTGAGTTTGATCCGATAAACAATTTTCACCTACATGGAAATCTATACCAATACTATCCAACTGGCACTGATTTGGTGCCATCAACCTATACTGATATGATAACATTGTCTCAAACTGAGCGTGGAATCATGGAATTTCAATATGACTATCCAGGAAAATATCTCTTTCATGCCCACAAGGTAGAATTTTCTGAAAAAGGCTGGGTGGGATTGTTTATGGTAAAAGACTCTGTAAAATCACAGGGAGAACAATATGGAAACTAA
- a CDS encoding ZIP family metal transporter produces METNNTTSRGRVIASGVIPFVFVVLMIAYIFGPGADLLDLGIPLPEINMEKVDFQKSEIHVTVRNTGPIPVQITMADVNDRIQPAAIEPDGFLERYETALVRIPFEWNEAEPYIIGLTIDDGTRFEKEIEAAAPALKPDLEFVGFFAIIGTYVGIVPVMIGLLWLPFIKKISKNKYHFFLALTAGLLLFLAIDSVEEAFDITAENLGGSFNGVLLIATTTVLSFLGLYYASEKLTSKADSLKISKPVAIGLMIAIGIGLHNFGEGLAIGAAVGLGSIAFSTFLIVGFALHNTTEGLAIAAPMSRGKLQVGKLILLGLIAGSPAIFGGWMGGFSYSPLSAVIFLSIGAGAIFQVIVVILKWIREEGDGTLSSSAAVSGFALGMLIMYLTSILI; encoded by the coding sequence ATGGAAACTAACAATACGACCTCAAGAGGCCGAGTTATTGCAAGTGGTGTGATTCCATTTGTTTTTGTAGTCTTGATGATTGCCTATATTTTTGGACCTGGTGCAGACTTGTTAGATCTTGGTATTCCTTTACCTGAAATAAATATGGAAAAAGTTGATTTTCAAAAATCTGAGATCCATGTAACTGTAAGAAACACTGGTCCCATTCCAGTACAAATTACTATGGCCGATGTCAATGACAGAATTCAACCTGCAGCAATAGAACCTGATGGATTTTTGGAACGATATGAAACTGCACTGGTGAGAATCCCTTTTGAATGGAATGAGGCAGAACCATATATTATTGGATTGACAATTGATGACGGTACAAGATTTGAAAAAGAGATAGAGGCAGCAGCTCCTGCATTAAAACCTGATTTAGAGTTTGTAGGATTTTTTGCAATTATTGGAACATATGTAGGGATTGTGCCTGTGATGATTGGTTTGCTTTGGTTGCCCTTTATCAAAAAAATCAGCAAAAACAAATATCATTTCTTTCTCGCATTGACGGCTGGCCTCTTGTTGTTTTTAGCAATAGATTCTGTTGAAGAAGCATTTGATATTACAGCAGAAAATTTAGGTGGTAGTTTTAACGGCGTTTTGCTTATTGCAACAACAACTGTGCTTTCTTTTTTGGGACTTTACTATGCTTCTGAAAAACTAACAAGTAAAGCTGATTCTCTAAAAATTTCCAAGCCTGTTGCAATTGGATTAATGATTGCAATTGGAATTGGATTGCATAATTTTGGTGAGGGTCTTGCAATAGGTGCTGCAGTCGGTTTGGGTTCCATTGCATTTAGCACATTTTTGATAGTTGGATTTGCATTGCACAATACTACTGAAGGATTAGCCATAGCAGCTCCGATGTCACGCGGTAAATTACAGGTAGGAAAACTAATTCTGTTGGGGTTGATTGCAGGTTCTCCTGCCATTTTTGGAGGCTGGATGGGAGGTTTTAGTTACTCTCCTTTATCTGCGGTCATTTTTCTGTCAATTGGCGCCGGGGCAATTTTTCAGGTCATTGTAGTTATTCTCAAATGGATACGTGAGGAAGGAGACGGGACTCTATCAAGTTCTGCAGCAGTCTCTGGATTTGCACTTGGAATGCTAATTATGTATTTGACAAGTATTTTGATCTAG
- a CDS encoding 30S ribosomal protein S4, with amino-acid sequence MGDPKYPRRAWRKPKRPLNYELKMDELKILGTFGLRTKRELWKAHTELSRVRHQARSLLALRQDEREEKEPILMKSLERIGLVSGGSTLDDVLNLQVDDLLSRRLQSIVTKKLGFKTPYQARQAIIHGHVMIGDRKVDIPSYVVTLTEEDNIHFAPESKLPEILEKTKQEEPKAVTEEAETNTTEEAKVETTQEPATEAKSESPSE; translated from the coding sequence ATGGGAGATCCTAAATATCCACGAAGAGCTTGGAGAAAACCAAAGAGACCTCTAAATTATGAATTAAAGATGGATGAATTGAAAATTCTAGGAACATTTGGATTAAGAACTAAAAGAGAATTGTGGAAAGCACATACTGAACTGTCACGAGTCAGACATCAAGCAAGATCATTACTTGCATTAAGACAAGACGAAAGAGAAGAAAAAGAACCAATATTGATGAAGTCACTAGAAAGAATAGGATTGGTAAGTGGCGGTTCAACGTTAGATGATGTTTTGAATTTACAAGTTGATGATTTGCTTTCACGCAGATTACAATCAATAGTTACAAAGAAGCTAGGCTTCAAAACACCATACCAAGCAAGACAAGCAATTATTCATGGACATGTTATGATCGGAGATAGAAAAGTAGACATTCCATCATATGTTGTTACACTAACAGAAGAAGACAACATTCATTTTGCACCAGAATCAAAATTACCTGAAATTTTAGAGAAAACAAAACAAGAAGAACCTAAAGCAGTTACAGAGGAAGCAGAAACAAATACAACAGAAGAAGCAAAGGTTGAGACCACACAAGAACCGGCAACTGAGGCCAAGAGCGAAAGCCCTTCAGAATAA
- a CDS encoding RNA-binding protein — translation MTLKNVKTSLNKISKTLSEVQDSREFLLKNTREVIILCSRAIIAVHKGDKKSAKTNLKKAESLLKKYQKKAKGDLRRYIITPEQEFVEASCLVAIFEKKEIPTDKKLNVLPESYVLGLLDCVGELKRMIFDKIRIGEISDAIRIFEIMENMYLNLYPFSMYDKVVKETRRKIDVNRILVEDARGAITEEKRRSDLINAINKLQK, via the coding sequence ATGACACTAAAGAATGTAAAAACATCTCTAAATAAAATATCAAAAACATTATCAGAAGTTCAGGATTCAAGAGAATTTTTGTTGAAAAACACTAGAGAGGTTATCATACTGTGTAGCAGGGCAATTATAGCAGTACACAAAGGAGATAAGAAATCTGCAAAAACAAATCTGAAGAAAGCAGAATCATTACTAAAAAAATATCAGAAAAAAGCAAAAGGAGATCTTAGAAGATATATCATTACTCCCGAACAAGAATTTGTAGAAGCATCTTGTCTAGTCGCAATTTTTGAAAAAAAAGAAATTCCAACAGATAAGAAATTGAATGTGTTACCAGAATCATATGTTCTTGGATTACTAGATTGCGTTGGGGAACTAAAAAGAATGATTTTTGATAAAATCAGGATCGGTGAAATTTCTGATGCAATAAGAATTTTTGAAATTATGGAAAACATGTATCTCAACTTGTATCCATTTTCAATGTATGATAAAGTGGTAAAAGAAACTAGAAGAAAAATAGACGTAAATAGAATTTTGGTGGAGGATGCAAGAGGTGCCATAACTGAAGAGAAAAGACGATCTGATCTCATTAATGCAATTAACAAATTGCAAAAGTAA
- a CDS encoding 30S ribosomal protein S13, whose protein sequence is MSTQEYRHIVRIVGNDIPGAKKVLVGLTQIKGIGYNFATAILDTLKINTNSNIGFLTESDVQSIEKLITDPSSGRFPTWFLNRRKDVETGKDIHLLTSDIDFTLRNDIERERITASWRGYRHLNGLKVRGQRTRTTGRKGGAVGVAKGGKVAPAKTAAPAAVAAPVAAGATAEAAPAEKKESPAEKKE, encoded by the coding sequence TTGAGCACTCAAGAATACAGACACATTGTAAGGATTGTAGGAAATGATATTCCTGGAGCTAAAAAGGTTCTCGTAGGCCTGACCCAGATTAAAGGAATAGGATACAATTTTGCCACTGCAATATTAGATACTTTGAAAATTAATACAAATTCAAACATTGGGTTTTTGACAGAATCAGATGTACAATCAATTGAGAAGTTAATTACAGATCCATCATCTGGAAGATTTCCAACATGGTTCCTCAACAGAAGAAAAGATGTAGAAACAGGAAAAGACATTCATCTGCTGACATCTGATATTGATTTTACTTTAAGAAATGATATTGAACGTGAAAGAATCACTGCCAGTTGGAGAGGTTATCGCCATCTAAACGGCCTTAAAGTCAGAGGACAAAGAACCAGGACTACAGGTAGAAAAGGTGGAGCAGTAGGAGTTGCTAAAGGAGGAAAAGTAGCTCCAGCAAAAACTGCGGCACCAGCAGCAGTAGCTGCACCAGTAGCAGCTGGCGCAACAGCTGAGGCAGCACCAGCAGAAAAGAAAGAATCTCCAGCGGAGAAGAAAGAGTAG
- a CDS encoding NAD(P)H-hydrate epimerase, with product MEITVDQMYQIENNGHAMGFLKKFMMENAGAAAVKRLIEKFGNVKSKNILIFVGMGNNGGDGLVMARHLAGYGAKPIVKLLGSPENIKTEESKWNWSILQKMPSVKLLTGNEMNFDLTPDIIIDGILGTGISGEIREPYATAINYINSQNCFKFAVDVPSGLDPQTGETANIVTKCDMTVTFHKMKQGIPKRKDLTGELFAEKIGIPPEAEEGVL from the coding sequence ATGGAAATTACTGTAGATCAAATGTATCAGATTGAAAATAATGGTCATGCTATGGGTTTTTTGAAAAAATTTATGATGGAAAATGCAGGAGCTGCTGCTGTAAAAAGACTAATTGAAAAATTTGGAAATGTTAAATCAAAAAACATTCTGATTTTTGTAGGAATGGGTAACAATGGTGGTGACGGTTTAGTTATGGCAAGACATCTTGCTGGATATGGCGCTAAACCTATTGTGAAGTTACTTGGCTCTCCAGAAAATATCAAAACAGAGGAAAGTAAATGGAATTGGTCCATTTTGCAAAAGATGCCTTCCGTTAAACTTCTTACTGGAAATGAAATGAATTTTGATTTAACTCCTGACATTATTATTGATGGTATTTTAGGTACTGGAATTTCAGGAGAAATTCGAGAACCTTATGCAACTGCAATTAATTACATCAACAGTCAGAATTGTTTCAAGTTTGCAGTAGATGTGCCATCTGGATTAGATCCACAAACTGGTGAGACAGCAAATATTGTTACAAAATGCGATATGACTGTAACCTTTCACAAAATGAAACAAGGGATTCCAAAAAGAAAAGATTTGACAGGTGAACTGTTTGCCGAAAAAATAGGAATTCCACCCGAAGCTGAAGAGGGAGTATTATGA